In Rosa chinensis cultivar Old Blush chromosome 1, RchiOBHm-V2, whole genome shotgun sequence, a genomic segment contains:
- the LOC112182928 gene encoding uncharacterized protein LOC112182928, with protein MGSGIVASGSWQSIQIPVSRSVYCASSSSKPSFSISFSSLAKPSGSNGGLGHGLVHSLVFSGSSKLKGCSLKQTCRASFEDFSYDEMSEQMEELAQKLEISSDNDENEEEDTSWVMSKVSRSRYPEGEKRRGNGFSMQFSRFKLNALEPSLLGINPEPPDWPERSEIVLADIARKANSLEFPMSLRLLKKKHQQWEESSREVGEYTAFSSLNKAFSSMVFIIHELHSYALSIGGCLYCEDFKEIISKVQREMNFSFVWLFQQVFSRSPTLMVYVMILLANFTVYSMNGKNAVIPDTTPMPDVAETLGLFLYEPLERPCVYWDGEDECEPRKVSPSESENKDGAGLRLIKFPTEEIFGVSSLNNEELNVWKSVLEEASNMQAELRTEDLDYETVQQFVSPVTVNLEADDYECYFKTDILYQMGLAQEPDNTLLLSNYAKFLYLVAHDHDRAEECFRRAVQAEKPDAEALSLYADFLWYVRNDIWGAEERYVQAVSAEPSSPYYASRYARFLWHTGGTDTCYPLESYDKVL; from the exons ATGGGATCGGGGATTGTTGCTTCTGGGAGTTGGCAAAGCATACAGATTCCAGTTTCTCGTTCAGTTTATTGTGCTTCTTCTAGTTCAAAGCCATCGTTttcgatttctttttcttcattggCAAAGCCTAGTGGAAGCAATGGAGGTTTGGGGCATGGGTTAGTTCATAGTTTGGTGTTTTCAGGGTCGAGTAAGTTAAAAGGTTGTAGCTTGAAGCAAACTTGTAGAGCTAGTTTTGAGGATTTCTCCTATGATGAAATGTCGGAACAGATGGAGGAATTGGCTCAGAAGTTGGAAATTTCTAGTGATAACGACGAAAATGAAGAGGAGGATACATCCTGGGTTATGTCAAAAGTTTCGAGGTCTAGGTACCCGGAAGGGGAAAAGAGGAGAGGCAATGGTTTTTCAATGCAATTTTCGAGGTTCAAGCTTAATGCTTTAGAGCCATCTCTGCTTGGGATTAATCCTGAGCCACCAGACTGGCCAGAGAGGAGTGAAATTGTTCTAGCAGACATTGCACGAAAGGCAAACAGCCTCGAGTTTCCAATGTCCCTTAggttgttgaagaagaagcatcAACAATGGGAAGAGAGTTCCAGAGAAGTAGGGGAGTACACTGCTTTTAGCTCTTTGAACAAGGCCTTCTCATCCATGGTGTTTATCATCCATGAGCTTCACAGCTATGCTTTAAGTATAGGGGGATGTCTGTACTGTGAAGACTTTAAGGAAATTATATCCAAGGTGCAGAGAGAAATGAACTTTTCATTTGTGTGGTTGTTTCAGCAGGTCTTTTCAAGGTCACCGACTCTCATGGTGTATGTTATGATCTTGTTGGCGAATTTCACGGTTTATTCAATGAATGGTAAGAATGCTGTTATTCCAGATACCACTCCTATGCCTGATGTGGCTGAGACTTTGGGTCTGTTTCTGTATGAACCGCTGGAACGACCCTGCGTGTATTGGGATGGGGAGGATGAATGTGAACCGCGCAAAGTGAGCCCCAGTGAAAGTGAGAACAAGGATGGGGCTGGCCTTAGGTTGATCAAGTTTCCAACTGAAGAGATATTTGGTGTTTCGTCATTGAATAATGAGGAGTTGAATGTGTGGAAATCAGTGCTGGAAGAAGCTTCAAATATGCAGGCAGAATTGAGGACCGAGGATCTTGATTATGAAACTGTGCAACAATTTGTGTCACCTGTAACTGTGAATCTCGAAGCAGATGATTATGAGTGCTACTTTAAGACAGATATTTTATACCAGATGGGCTTAGCTCAGGAGCCCGATAATACACTGCTACTGTCAAACTATGCAAAATTCCTCTACCTCGTGGCTCATGATCATGACAG GGCGGAGGAGTGCTTTAGGCGAGCAGTGCAAGCTGAGAAACCTGATGCCGAGGCTTTGAGCCTATATGCAGACTTCTTGTGGTATGTAAGGAACGACATTTGGGGTGCGGAAGAGAGATACGTGCAAGCAGTGTCAGCTGAGCCCTCGAGCCCCTATTACGCCTCCAGGTATGCCCGTTTCCTTTGGCATACTGGGGGCACTGACACTTGCTACCCTCTTGAATCCTATGATAAAGTTTTGTAA
- the LOC121048868 gene encoding putative disease resistance protein RGA3, whose product MAEALVNVLLERLATITTDKVRRELNLVIGVEEEVKTLTSNLIAIQAVLKDAEARQALEAGVRRWLNQLKEVSHEMDNVLDEWSTQVLKQRMEGENVKKGKKFLLVLDDVWNPRHTQWEELVKPFCHGAMGSRVLVTTRNEEVATLMKATTHVIHMKQLSEEFCLSLFYYNADRDICSESKMFLDVGEKIVKKCDGLPLAAKTLGSLMRDKKILREWEDVLNSKLWELEDIEQQVFRPLLLSYNDLTSEIRNCLLYCVIFPKDYVYDKDNLVELWMSQNYLNVEESKEIERLGQKYFDKLAVRSFFQEVEVDEYEKTKCKIHDIIHDFMLYMTKNEFLTVNVGQPYLSSVNEQVHHLTLIRFDSSRILDHFRMCENLRTLVVLDYSHSSDFSIGEREIVQLKYVRTLSCFSTGTRAIPKEISGLIHLRYLDLSGHSWLGELPDTMGSLYNLQTLRLVDCEGLKKVDLGRLINMRHLSVRGCEKLELMGIERLTNLQTLDEFNVQEDYGGNELGHLRNLNQLQGRLTIKIHGPKMGEIDAAIMVNKEQLRHLVLVGGWRRDLMALQPPPGLESLRVYHYNGKPLSTDWWSSLHSLRVLTLSECLFLPSLGNLSSLESLNIRRVGVRKVGVEFLGIHDHDQSDTNWRRQTSFPKLKQLTFDDMPYWKEWEGVNEDSEKMAVIMPCLSELTISGCDLLEALPEFLWKTPLQKLHISGS is encoded by the exons ATGGCTGAAGCACTAGTTAACGTTCTCCTAGAACGTTTGGCTACTATCACCACGGACAAGGTCCGAAGAGAGTTGAACTTGGTCATTGGAGTTGAGGAAGAAGTCAAAACGCTCACCAGCAATCTCATAGCAATTCAAGCTGTGCTCAAGGATGCAGAGGCGAGACAAGCATTGGAAGCCGGCGTTAGACGTTGGCTGAATCAACTGAAAGAAGTTTCCCACGAAATGGATAATGTGTTGGATGAGTGGAGCACTCAAGTCCTAAAGCAAAGAATGGAGGGTGAAAATGTGAAGAAG GGGAAAAAATTTCTCCTTGTCTTAGATGATGTGTGGAACCCAAGACATACTCAGTGGGAAGAATTAGTTAAACCTTTTTGTCATGGCGCTATGGGTAGTAGAGTACTAGTGACTACTCGAAATGAGGAAGTTGCTACTCTGATGAAAGCAACTACTCATGTCATACATATGAAGCAGTTGAGTGAAGAATTTTGTCTGTCATTGTTTTATTATAATGCAGACAGAGACATATGTAGTGAGTCTAAAATGTTTCTGGATGTTGgagaaaaaattgtgaaaaagtGCGATGGCTTGCCTCTTGCTGCAAAGACATTAGGTAGCCTCATGCGCGACAAAAAAATACTTAGAGAGTGGGAAGATGTTTTAAATAGTAAGTTATGGGAGCTAGAAGATATTGAACAACAAGTTTTTCGACCACTATTACTTAGTTACAATGATTTGACCTCAGAAATCAGAAATTGTCTTTTGTATTGTGTTATCTTTCCAAAAGATTATGTGTATGATAAAGATAACTTAGTTGAGCTGTGGATGTCACAAAATTATTTGAATGTGGAAGAAAGCAAAGAAATAGAAAGACTTGGTCAAAAGTATTTTGACAAATTAGCCGTGCGATCTTTTTTCCAAGAAGTTGAGGTGGATGAATATGAGAAAACAAAGTGCAAAATACATGATATTATACATGATTTTATGTTGTACATGACGAAGAATGAATTTTTGACCGTGAATGTTGGGCAACCTTACCTCTCGAGTGTAAACGAACAGGTTCATCACTTGACTCTAATACGTTTCGATAGTTCCCGCATTTTGGATCATTTTCGCATGTGTGAAAATCTGCGTACCCTCGTAGTTTTGGATTACAGTCATAGTTCCGATTTTTCTATTGGCGAAAGAGAGATTGTGCAGTTGAAATACGTTAGGACATTAAGCTGCTTTAGTACTGGAACTAGGGCAattccaaaggagataagtggattgattcATTTGAGGTATCTTGATTTATCGGGTCACTCGTGGTTGGGGGAATTACCGGACACCATGGGTAGCTTATACAATCTGCAAACCTTGCGACTTGTTGATTGCGAGGGCCTCAAGAAAGTAGATTTGGGAAGGCTAATTAACATGAGGCATCTTAGTGTCCGCGGCTGTGAAAAGCTAGAGCTAATGGGAATAGAGAGACTAACAAATCTGCAAACGTTAGATGAGTTTAATGTCCAAGAAGATTATGGCGGAAACGAGTTGGGACATCTGAGAAACTTGAACCAGCTTCAAGGACGTCTTACTATTAAAATTCATGGACCGAAAATGGGAGAGATAGATGCGGCGATCATGGTGAATAAGGAGCAACTCCGTCACTTGGTCCTAGTTGGCGGTTGGCGACGGGATTTGATGGCCCTACAACCACCTCCTGGTTTGGAATCTTTGAGGGTTTATCATTATAACGGCAAGCCCTTGTCGACCGATTGGTGGTCGTCTTTACACAGCTTGAGAGTGCTTACACTTTCAGAGTGTCTCTTTTTGCCTTCTTTAGGAAATCTGTCATCCCTTGAATCATTGAATATTAGGAGAGTTGGTGTGAGAAAGGTAGGAGTTGAGTTTTTGGGAATACATGATCATGATCAATCAGACACCAACTGGAGGAGGCAAACGTCATTCCCGAAATTGAAGCAGCTCACCTTCGACGACATGCCTTACTGGAAAGAGTGGGAAGGAGTGAACGAGGATTCTGAGAAGATGGCAGTAATAATGCCATGCCTTTCCGAGTTGACAATTTCTGGGTGCGATTTGCTAGAAGCACTGCCGGAATTCCTGTGGAAGACGCCACTTCAGAAACTGCACATCAGCGGATCTTAA